The sequence below is a genomic window from Mycobacterium heidelbergense.
ACGAACCGCTGCTTGTCGAGCCTGAGATCCAGGAGCAGGTCGATCGACAGCGGGATGTGGATGACGAACGTGATGGTGTCACCGAGGCGCCGGGTTACCTGGGGTTCCCGGATCTTGACGTTGGCACTGACCTTGGCAATCCCGGCGGGACCCTGAGCGATCGGTTCCATGGCGAACTCGCTGCCCGCGATGTCGGCGAATGCGGCGGCGACACGCTCGGGGGTGACGGCGACCTCGAAGAATCTGCGGCCGAACTCTTCGTAGGTGACATAATCGTGATTTTGCATAGGCTTATACCGTCTCACGTCCCCCGCGGGAACGGCCGCTGATCCGCTCGCGTCGCAGCGATTTCGCCTCAGTTGCGCCTGGGCCAGCACGCCGGGGGCCTGCCGCCGGGGTCGGCGGAGCGAGGCCGCACGCCCGGGTTGACGGGGCGGGAGGGACCGCGGCAGCTGCCGCCCGCGGAGTGATCGGTGCAGCGTAGCGACCATCGGTGTGCGGGGCGATTCGGATTTCATCGGGAGGCCAGCTTCCGTTAAAGTCCCGTTGGCCACAACGGATGCACCGTCATCGCCGCTTTGCGAAAATCACAGAACTATGAGACTCGTACTGTTGCTGGCAAGCGCCGCCGTGCTGATCGGTACGGCCGCCCCCGCCTACGCCAACCCCGACGCCAAAGATCAAGCCTTCCTCACCGCGCTCAACCAAGCCGGGCTGACGTACATGAACGCCGACCGCGCGATCAACGCCGGCAAACAGGTGTGCAGCCTGGCCGACGGCGGGATGACGGGCGAGGAAATCGTCAAGAACCTGCAGGACCGCAACCCCGGCTTCCAGGGCCCGGGCGCCGCCAAGTTCGCGGCGATCGCGGCCTCGGCGTACTGCCCCGAAAAACTGACCCAAACCGAGGATCAAGGGCCGGCGCCGAAGCCCAGCGGCGCATAGCGCAGGTTTGCCGCTCGAACCGACCTCGGGCCGAGGGGCCCGCGGACACGCCGGCGTCGCCGATTTTGCCGGAGCGTATGATCCAGCCGACATGGGTGGGAGAAGGATCATGTGGATCTCGTGAGGCGGCAGCGATGGTAGGGCAGGATCTCGCGGTGAGGACCGAAAGAGCGATCGTGGCTTCGGCCGACGCATGAAGATCAGCCTCTTCCTCGCGGACGCGGCGCAGGCCGACGCACAATCCGGAAAGGTCCATGCCCTGGGGCTGGGGTGGCGGCAGTGTCAAACACCCACGCCCGCCTTCGCTTTGGTGCTCTTCCTGGACATCGACTGGGATGAGACCAACAAGCAGCACAAGCTGACGTGCCAATTGCTGTCCACCGATGGCGACCCGGTGGTGGTGATGGGACCGCATGGGGCTCAGCGGATCTCCTTCGAATTGTCGGCGGAGGCCGGGCGCCCCCCCGGCGCGATCCATGGCACAGCGGTTCGCATGCCGCTCACCCTCAACATCCCCGGCGGAATACCGTTGGAGCCGGGAATCTACGAGTGGCGCGTGGAAGTCGAGGGTTTCGAGCAGGCCACGGCGGTCGAGGCGTTCGTTGTGGTGGGTCCGGTCCACGCGCCGACTCAGCCCGCTTAGCCCCACCGCGTCGATGCCCGCGATACCCGGCGCGGCAACCACTTTCGTCGCCTACCGACCGGGTCCAGGTCAGGTGACGGCTAGCTCCACGCGCTCGAGGCGGCGCACCAGGATGCTCGGCAGCCACCTGCCGACGTCGGCTGCTGTGATCTCCGACGTCCGTTCGAGCAGCAGCCGCAAGACG
It includes:
- a CDS encoding DUF732 domain-containing protein, whose amino-acid sequence is MRLVLLLASAAVLIGTAAPAYANPDAKDQAFLTALNQAGLTYMNADRAINAGKQVCSLADGGMTGEEIVKNLQDRNPGFQGPGAAKFAAIAASAYCPEKLTQTEDQGPAPKPSGA
- a CDS encoding DUF6941 family protein: MKISLFLADAAQADAQSGKVHALGLGWRQCQTPTPAFALVLFLDIDWDETNKQHKLTCQLLSTDGDPVVVMGPHGAQRISFELSAEAGRPPGAIHGTAVRMPLTLNIPGGIPLEPGIYEWRVEVEGFEQATAVEAFVVVGPVHAPTQPA